The following are encoded together in the Pelorhabdus rhamnosifermentans genome:
- a CDS encoding AAA family ATPase → MKKLMIINGTMGIGKSTVCKILLDKLKPSIYLDGDWCWNMNPFIVSEENKAMVLDNITHLLKNYLLNSSYKYIVFCWVIHQEAIFNQILEPLTDLDFELYKISLVCSEAALRRRLEQDVQNGMRTSDVINRSVQRLPLYDKMDTVKINVSHLTPQETAKKIYNLIK, encoded by the coding sequence ATGAAAAAATTAATGATTATCAATGGTACCATGGGTATTGGTAAAAGTACGGTATGCAAAATACTGCTTGATAAATTAAAACCCAGCATCTATCTTGATGGTGACTGGTGCTGGAATATGAACCCCTTTATTGTTTCGGAAGAAAATAAGGCTATGGTATTGGATAACATCACGCATTTATTAAAAAATTATCTGCTTAATTCCAGCTATAAATATATCGTTTTTTGCTGGGTTATCCATCAGGAAGCTATTTTTAATCAAATCTTAGAACCGCTAACAGATCTTGATTTTGAGCTCTATAAAATTTCACTTGTTTGTTCGGAAGCCGCGCTTAGAAGAAGATTAGAACAAGATGTTCAAAATGGAATGAGAACATCTGACGTAATAAATAGAAGCGTGCAAAGACTTCCCTTATATGATAAAATGGATACGGTTAAAATAAATGTAAGTCATCTGACACCACAAGAAACAGCAAAAAAAATTTACAACTTAATAAAATAA
- a CDS encoding fumarylacetoacetate hydrolase family protein, which translates to MRLVNFKVEEQIRLGIKLEHGILDVEQAAAAYSLEVPTEIEQVIAGGQKCLSQLAALVKKEVQILPEEKIDYAPCIINPEKIICIGLNYKSHAKECNIEIPTSPVLFSKFNNSLAAHNEAIPLPKAAKKFDYEAELVIVIGKEAVDVSKEDALSYVFGYTTGNDLSARDLQFRTGQWLLGKTCDHFAPIGPYLVTADEIDPNNLDIQSKVNGEIRQSSNTRDMIFDCATIVSYISQHITLKPGDIIFTGTPQGVIVGYPEAQQKWLKSGDKVSVSIEKIGTLVNVMK; encoded by the coding sequence ATGAGGTTAGTTAATTTTAAAGTTGAAGAACAAATCCGCTTAGGAATCAAGCTTGAGCACGGCATCCTTGATGTAGAACAAGCCGCTGCTGCCTATTCTCTTGAGGTACCTACAGAGATAGAACAAGTCATTGCCGGAGGCCAAAAATGTCTGAGCCAATTAGCTGCATTGGTAAAAAAAGAAGTTCAAATTCTACCGGAAGAAAAAATTGATTATGCACCCTGTATAATCAATCCAGAAAAAATTATTTGTATTGGGCTAAATTATAAAAGTCATGCAAAGGAATGCAATATCGAAATTCCTACTTCACCCGTTCTATTTAGTAAGTTCAATAATTCTTTAGCTGCTCATAACGAAGCAATTCCCTTGCCAAAAGCGGCGAAAAAATTTGATTATGAAGCGGAGTTAGTTATTGTGATTGGAAAAGAAGCTGTCGATGTTTCTAAAGAAGATGCGCTGTCCTATGTTTTTGGCTATACAACAGGGAATGATCTATCTGCTCGCGATCTTCAATTCCGCACAGGACAATGGCTACTCGGCAAAACATGTGACCACTTCGCTCCTATCGGACCTTATTTAGTCACAGCCGACGAAATAGATCCTAACAATCTGGACATTCAATCAAAAGTAAACGGAGAAATTCGCCAATCCTCCAATACACGTGATATGATTTTTGACTGCGCTACCATTGTAAGTTACATATCGCAACATATCACTTTAAAACCCGGCGATATTATCTTTACAGGAACACCGCAGGGTGTCATTGTAGGTTATCCAGAAGCTCAACAAAAATGGTTAAAATCAGGAGACAAAGTAAGCGTTTCAATTGAAAAGATTGGCACTTTAGTAAATGTCATGAAGTAA
- a CDS encoding TrmB family transcriptional regulator: MIDESLFSHLQNFGLTQYEAKAYTALLSIGTSNAYKVSKASEIPRTRIYDILDSLTNRGIVMLEETSDGTKNYTPLPASVFLEQAREKWFTTYNRVEKELKTIESENKQAIYVSTVKGESNILAFCRSLLHEAKQRIIISIWAPMYAELLTDLQVCMERGCSVRGITFEVEHPLSTLDNHRLNKSHHSPDNKKWFILSVDGKKLLYGHSSEHNGNAFYTADPVHIYLLEDYIFHDVLVNRVIEKEHNQEVATQILSEILAEMKINF; encoded by the coding sequence GTGATTGACGAATCGTTATTTTCACATTTGCAAAACTTTGGTCTAACCCAATATGAAGCCAAAGCTTACACTGCTTTATTAAGTATTGGGACATCCAATGCTTATAAAGTAAGTAAAGCATCAGAAATACCGCGTACGAGAATATATGATATTTTAGATTCTCTTACTAATCGTGGAATTGTGATGTTAGAAGAAACAAGTGACGGGACCAAAAATTACACGCCATTACCCGCAAGTGTGTTTTTGGAACAAGCACGTGAAAAGTGGTTTACTACCTATAATCGTGTTGAAAAAGAACTTAAAACCATTGAATCCGAAAATAAACAAGCGATCTATGTTTCAACAGTAAAAGGTGAATCAAACATCTTAGCGTTTTGCCGAAGCTTGCTACATGAAGCAAAACAAAGAATAATTATTTCAATTTGGGCTCCCATGTATGCGGAATTGCTCACTGATTTACAAGTTTGTATGGAACGTGGTTGTAGTGTACGTGGTATCACATTTGAAGTAGAGCATCCACTCAGTACTTTAGATAACCACCGACTGAACAAATCGCACCATAGTCCTGACAACAAGAAATGGTTCATACTCTCTGTAGATGGAAAGAAATTATTATATGGCCATTCATCCGAACACAATGGTAATGCTTTTTACACGGCTGACCCTGTCCATATTTATTTACTTGAAGACTATATCTTTCATGATGTTTTGGTTAATCGTGTGATTGAAAAAGAACATAATCAAGAGGTAGCGACTCAAATATTATCTGAGATATTAGCTGAAATGAAAATCAATTTTTAG
- a CDS encoding efflux RND transporter periplasmic adaptor subunit: MIILLSLLGVVSSLFFKQDKVMVQTVKAGKVENNHGSSFSGKLEALETANIVSKVTGKVGVIYVDIGSEVKGGDTLLTLEANDLAASVDQAQASVATARSSLETARIDYDVQRQSFERYKVLVEQGALARADFDNKYALPFAKAKELALNGSVAQVRQAEASLQLALANYQNSIIVSPISGVIAAKNVNVGELANPEVTLFSVVNLDKVFVMTSVGEEKINQITVGGQVPVKIASVSEIPFNGTVTNIAQASGSTSKTYLVKVLIDNQDHRLKPGMFAEALWEGKIGIEVVVPKTAVISENNKNYIWTMTDGIVSKKAVLLGSADVINVIVQEGLEAGQDIVISGQELLTEGMQVAWGVKR; encoded by the coding sequence ATGATTATTCTGCTATCGCTTTTGGGAGTAGTGTCATCATTGTTTTTTAAACAAGATAAAGTGATGGTGCAGACAGTTAAAGCGGGAAAGGTTGAAAATAATCATGGAAGCAGTTTTAGCGGTAAGCTGGAGGCGTTGGAGACGGCAAATATTGTATCCAAAGTAACTGGCAAAGTCGGGGTGATTTATGTGGATATTGGAAGTGAGGTGAAAGGCGGAGATACCTTGTTGACACTCGAAGCGAATGATTTGGCTGCAAGTGTGGATCAGGCGCAGGCAAGCGTAGCAACAGCTCGCTCTTCCCTGGAGACGGCGCGAATCGACTATGATGTACAGCGACAAAGCTTTGAACGATATAAGGTTTTGGTGGAGCAGGGAGCGTTGGCTAGGGCTGATTTTGATAATAAATATGCTCTTCCTTTTGCCAAGGCGAAAGAATTGGCGCTGAATGGATCAGTGGCGCAAGTGCGACAGGCGGAAGCTAGCTTGCAACTGGCATTGGCTAACTATCAAAATAGTATTATTGTTTCTCCGATAAGTGGTGTAATTGCGGCAAAAAATGTGAATGTTGGCGAATTAGCCAATCCGGAAGTTACGTTGTTTTCAGTTGTTAATTTAGATAAAGTTTTTGTGATGACTTCCGTAGGAGAAGAAAAGATTAATCAAATAACCGTTGGGGGCCAAGTACCTGTTAAAATTGCATCAGTTTCTGAAATTCCTTTCAATGGCACAGTAACTAATATTGCTCAGGCAAGCGGTTCTACCTCTAAAACTTATCTTGTTAAAGTATTAATTGATAATCAAGATCATCGCTTGAAGCCAGGCATGTTTGCTGAAGCATTATGGGAGGGGAAAATCGGGATAGAAGTGGTTGTTCCCAAAACGGCTGTTATTAGTGAAAATAATAAAAATTATATTTGGACTATGACAGATGGTATTGTTTCCAAAAAAGCGGTATTGCTTGGAAGTGCCGATGTAATTAATGTCATAGTCCAAGAAGGACTTGAGGCTGGACAAGACATTGTTATTTCTGGGCAGGAGTTGCTGACAGAGGGCATGCAGGTCGCGTGGGGAGTAAAAAGATAA
- a CDS encoding HlyD family secretion protein has translation MDKKKKGFMIIAAILMMLVMTGVAGYYWYMKTHYVVTDDAHIDGTIISVSTQITGKITDIYVQEGDKVKEGQNIIRQNDLSLSSGANVDLAIIKSPITGTVINKSGNVGEIGTPGYPVLMLADLKNLYVTAEVEETDLAKIKPKQMVEFTIDAFPGIDFTGQVISRNKATVSTFSLLPSQNTGDSFTKVVQRIPVKISINDYHGCQLVPGMNVTVKIHVAR, from the coding sequence ATGGATAAAAAGAAGAAAGGGTTCATGATCATTGCGGCAATACTGATGATGCTGGTTATGACAGGAGTCGCTGGATATTACTGGTATATGAAAACCCATTACGTGGTTACAGATGATGCACACATTGACGGTACAATTATAAGTGTCAGTACGCAAATAACCGGAAAAATTACCGATATCTATGTACAGGAAGGGGATAAGGTAAAGGAAGGGCAAAACATCATTCGGCAAAACGATTTAAGTCTTTCATCAGGAGCTAATGTTGATTTAGCGATTATTAAATCACCGATCACTGGAACAGTAATCAATAAGAGTGGCAATGTTGGCGAAATAGGGACGCCGGGCTATCCTGTTTTGATGTTAGCTGATTTGAAAAATTTATATGTCACGGCTGAAGTGGAAGAGACAGATTTAGCAAAAATAAAGCCGAAGCAGATGGTGGAGTTTACTATTGATGCTTTCCCTGGTATTGATTTTACAGGGCAAGTTATTTCTAGGAACAAGGCCACTGTTTCAACTTTTTCTTTGTTGCCATCGCAAAATACCGGGGACAGTTTTACCAAAGTAGTACAGCGGATTCCAGTGAAAATCAGTATTAACGATTATCACGGTTGTCAATTGGTTCCCGGAATGAATGTTACGGTAAAAATACATGTTGCAAGGTGA
- a CDS encoding DHA2 family efflux MFS transporter permease subunit has protein sequence MKERENEKKIPWPEVMALILGCFMAILDTSIVNTALPTMRASFGGNADSVEWVVTAYMLTSGVIIPVTGYLCERFGNKRIYLISLAIFTLGSVICAMATSNSFLVFARVIQAIGGGMLMPVSMSMIRMIVPREKMGMAMGIWGVSAMGAPSIGPTLGGYIVVHMGWQWIFTINLPIGLIAIILGWIVLRETPQKVGLKLDVFGFILSASACFALLLALSKGQNEGWTSLYIVSLLIFSVGTAVLFVIWETTTADPLINLKLLKNRTYCISLLSVALSNIAMYSITFLMPIYSQSIRGLTPLQSGQVTMPSALAIALMMPLSGRLFDKFGATSLCVFGFGIAGYYSYQLHTLASNTSFTDVQWILVKRSVGLGLAMMPVSTAGINTIPKQLAAQASAINNVVRQISGSFGIALITYVMMHRQIYHNAWLSETVNWSSSATVITIKNLQSTVIHHGISASSVMAHFGAEGLLSSMLQQQAYLASVNDAMFVPAILVALIAPLGFFLNKKAVEDENIKQHSRLIQPPFVKAP, from the coding sequence ATGAAAGAGCGGGAAAATGAAAAAAAGATTCCCTGGCCGGAAGTGATGGCCTTGATTTTGGGTTGCTTTATGGCTATTTTAGACACGAGCATTGTCAATACGGCTCTGCCAACAATGCGGGCGAGCTTCGGCGGGAATGCCGATTCTGTTGAATGGGTAGTAACAGCTTATATGTTGACTTCAGGGGTGATCATACCTGTAACTGGATATTTATGCGAGCGATTTGGGAATAAACGAATTTATCTTATTTCACTAGCAATCTTTACCCTGGGATCTGTAATATGCGCCATGGCAACAAGTAATAGTTTTTTAGTTTTTGCCAGGGTGATTCAAGCTATCGGCGGGGGGATGTTGATGCCGGTAAGCATGAGCATGATTCGTATGATTGTACCGCGTGAAAAAATGGGTATGGCGATGGGGATTTGGGGTGTCTCGGCCATGGGCGCGCCGAGTATTGGTCCTACTTTAGGCGGCTATATCGTCGTTCATATGGGCTGGCAGTGGATATTTACGATCAATCTGCCAATTGGTTTAATCGCAATAATATTGGGGTGGATAGTACTTCGGGAAACGCCGCAAAAGGTTGGCTTGAAGTTGGATGTATTCGGATTTATTCTTAGCGCGTCAGCCTGTTTTGCTTTGTTATTGGCGTTAAGTAAGGGGCAAAATGAAGGCTGGACCTCTCTATATATTGTTAGTTTACTAATTTTTTCGGTTGGTACGGCGGTTCTGTTTGTGATATGGGAAACCACTACAGCGGATCCTTTAATTAACCTTAAGCTTCTGAAAAACCGAACGTATTGTATCAGTTTACTGTCCGTTGCTTTGTCGAATATAGCTATGTATTCTATTACGTTTCTCATGCCCATCTATTCGCAGAGCATCCGAGGGTTAACCCCGCTGCAATCAGGACAAGTTACCATGCCCAGCGCTCTGGCAATTGCCTTGATGATGCCGCTTAGCGGACGGCTTTTTGATAAATTTGGGGCGACTTCGCTTTGCGTCTTCGGATTTGGGATTGCCGGTTATTATAGTTATCAATTGCATACACTGGCTTCTAATACCAGTTTTACCGATGTGCAATGGATACTTGTGAAGCGATCGGTCGGTTTGGGATTGGCTATGATGCCGGTATCCACCGCTGGCATAAATACTATTCCGAAACAGTTGGCAGCCCAGGCTTCGGCCATTAACAATGTAGTACGCCAAATTTCCGGTTCATTTGGCATTGCCTTAATTACCTATGTCATGATGCATAGACAAATTTATCATAATGCCTGGCTATCAGAAACCGTGAATTGGTCTTCCAGTGCTACAGTAATTACCATCAAGAATCTGCAAAGCACGGTAATCCATCATGGTATTTCAGCTTCTTCCGTTATGGCACATTTTGGTGCGGAAGGGTTGCTGAGTTCGATGCTGCAGCAACAAGCCTATCTTGCTAGCGTGAATGACGCGATGTTCGTTCCCGCCATTCTTGTTGCGCTGATTGCTCCATTAGGCTTCTTTTTAAACAAAAAGGCTGTGGAAGATGAAAATATCAAACAGCATTCGCGACTGATACAACCACCTTTTGTCAAAGCTCCTTAG
- a CDS encoding PadR family transcriptional regulator, which produces MSVKLIILGLLMNGEKHPYEMQHIMKMRKMDKFVSFYKGSLYYAVEQLKDEGLIEVSQVIKEEKRPDKTVYKITEAGKNEFQDLLMQQMSKEEQHYDPLYTALVFARYGDSQKIAEVIKQKIKYAEKKIEVMEKALAEISPTTSRAVQYIYRGLIETARAEKKWLQELCADALENRLG; this is translated from the coding sequence ATGTCGGTAAAATTGATTATTCTCGGTTTATTAATGAATGGTGAAAAACATCCTTATGAAATGCAACATATCATGAAAATGCGAAAAATGGACAAGTTTGTAAGTTTTTATAAAGGATCGTTATATTATGCTGTTGAGCAGTTGAAAGACGAAGGTCTTATTGAAGTGTCCCAGGTAATAAAGGAAGAAAAACGTCCCGATAAGACGGTCTATAAAATAACTGAGGCGGGGAAAAATGAGTTTCAGGACTTGCTCATGCAGCAGATGAGCAAAGAGGAGCAGCATTATGATCCTCTCTATACGGCGCTTGTTTTTGCCCGCTATGGGGACAGCCAAAAAATCGCCGAAGTAATCAAACAAAAAATTAAGTATGCTGAAAAAAAAATCGAAGTTATGGAAAAGGCTTTGGCTGAAATTTCCCCTACAACCTCTCGCGCTGTTCAATATATTTATAGGGGACTGATTGAAACAGCCAGAGCTGAGAAAAAGTGGCTGCAGGAGTTATGTGCGGATGCCTTGGAGAATCGTCTAGGGTAG
- a CDS encoding DUF1657 domain-containing protein, producing the protein MTVKKDLEKAIAAAESAKGTYATFATSTDDPSAQTMFEQMAQDMDRHLAQINSRLSTTAENKLNNQQQS; encoded by the coding sequence ATGACTGTAAAAAAGGATTTAGAAAAAGCTATAGCTGCTGCAGAGTCTGCCAAAGGTACCTATGCCACATTTGCTACATCAACTGACGACCCAAGTGCTCAGACAATGTTTGAACAAATGGCACAAGATATGGACCGTCATCTTGCCCAAATTAATAGCCGTTTAAGCACTACAGCAGAAAATAAGTTAAATAACCAGCAACAATCGTAA
- a CDS encoding DUF1657 domain-containing protein codes for MTVASQIQKTLATLKGSQGTLRLYAMQTQDQETKLVYNEALEATGIIINDLEKRIQTLEYQEPQYKGN; via the coding sequence ATGACAGTTGCTTCTCAAATTCAGAAAACGTTAGCTACTCTAAAGGGCAGCCAAGGTACATTAAGATTATATGCGATGCAGACGCAGGATCAAGAAACCAAATTGGTTTACAATGAAGCATTGGAAGCTACCGGAATCATTATCAACGATCTTGAGAAAAGAATCCAGACTTTAGAATATCAAGAACCACAATATAAAGGAAACTAG
- a CDS encoding DUF421 domain-containing protein gives MQVWIQILLSSASLFFLLLFMIRLMGKRNLVRITPFRFVGYVVTAVITAVMSLNLMTDIAYGFIALGVWVLFPIALDYLSIKSKWIHDIVNGKETVLIKHGKIMEESLLEVRLTGEELLRELRSKNAFNLADVEFAVMEDTGELNVLMKSHKRPVDAYDLGIKVAPQAEPQTVILDGNILNEPLFSLGFNKEWLGIQLETMGVSLDNVFIGQVDSSGELYLDLFDDAIQLSQPKVKEMLYANFEKSQADLMTFALETENETAKKMYSEHAEKLRQLTEKLKPYLLR, from the coding sequence ATGCAGGTGTGGATACAGATATTACTTAGTTCAGCTTCATTATTTTTTTTGCTGCTTTTTATGATCAGGCTAATGGGAAAAAGAAATCTCGTCCGAATTACGCCTTTTAGGTTCGTAGGTTACGTCGTAACTGCAGTCATTACGGCAGTCATGTCTTTAAATCTTATGACAGATATTGCCTACGGATTTATTGCACTTGGTGTCTGGGTACTGTTTCCAATTGCATTGGATTATTTGTCCATCAAAAGTAAATGGATTCATGACATTGTTAACGGCAAGGAAACTGTGTTAATTAAACATGGCAAAATTATGGAAGAGAGTCTTCTCGAAGTAAGATTAACAGGTGAAGAACTTTTGCGAGAGCTTCGTTCTAAAAATGCTTTTAATCTTGCAGACGTAGAATTTGCAGTCATGGAGGATACAGGAGAACTCAATGTATTGATGAAATCCCATAAGAGACCTGTAGACGCCTATGATTTGGGAATCAAGGTAGCACCACAGGCGGAACCACAAACGGTGATATTGGATGGTAATATCTTAAACGAACCCTTGTTTTCTTTGGGGTTCAACAAAGAATGGCTGGGCATTCAGTTGGAAACCATGGGTGTATCGCTAGATAATGTTTTTATCGGACAGGTAGATTCATCCGGTGAACTATACTTGGATTTATTTGATGATGCGATACAATTATCTCAGCCTAAAGTGAAGGAAATGTTATATGCAAATTTTGAAAAAAGTCAGGCTGATCTTATGACGTTTGCGTTGGAAACAGAAAATGAAACAGCTAAGAAAATGTATTCCGAGCATGCTGAAAAGTTAAGACAACTTACGGAAAAGCTTAAGCCATACTTATTACGATAG
- the spoVAC gene encoding stage V sporulation protein AC, with protein MNLSSFKRKNLTPVQQQYQDFAYARENKRPILVNCIRAFVTGGTICMIGQGIQWFFIVYFNFDEKTAGDPTVAILILISVILTSLGLYDHIAQWGGAGTAVPVTGFANTITSAALDHKSEGFVLGVGGNMFKIAGPVIVFGVFSAFIVAIVSVIIKSLGGV; from the coding sequence ATGAATCTGTCGAGTTTTAAAAGGAAAAATCTAACCCCCGTACAACAGCAATACCAAGATTTTGCTTATGCCAGGGAGAACAAGCGACCGATACTAGTAAACTGCATAAGAGCTTTTGTTACGGGAGGCACTATTTGTATGATAGGCCAGGGAATACAGTGGTTTTTCATAGTCTATTTTAACTTTGATGAAAAGACAGCAGGTGATCCTACTGTTGCAATTCTTATTTTGATTTCAGTAATATTGACAAGCCTTGGATTATATGATCATATTGCGCAATGGGGTGGTGCTGGAACTGCTGTTCCTGTTACAGGATTTGCAAATACGATCACATCCGCTGCCTTGGATCATAAAAGCGAGGGATTTGTATTAGGCGTTGGGGGAAACATGTTTAAAATCGCTGGACCCGTTATTGTATTTGGCGTTTTTTCTGCTTTTATCGTTGCTATTGTAAGTGTCATTATTAAGTCGTTAGGTGGAGTGTAA
- the spoVAD gene encoding stage V sporulation protein AD, producing the protein MLKGHQTWFFESKPVIIGSAAIGGPFEAQGNLADDFDLLHDDIWLGQDSYEKAEKKFLEQACETAIKKAGLKKEDIQFFFSGDLINQIIPSSFTARTLAVPFLGIYGACSSSMEGLSLASLIVDSRFAQNALVGTSSHNAAAEKQYRYPTEYGAQKPPTAQWTVTGAGAAVVAQQGTGPRVIAATIGRVVDMGISDPFNMGAAMAPAAVDTIEAHFRDLNLSPSHYDLIATGDLGKIGHRIAGDLLTKHGLDIPVEKLTDCGILMYKEDQPVFAGGSGCACAATATFGHLLNRMRKGELKRILIIATGSLLSPMSYQQKESIPCVAHAVSIEME; encoded by the coding sequence ATGCTCAAAGGTCATCAAACATGGTTCTTCGAATCAAAACCAGTCATCATTGGTTCTGCAGCGATAGGCGGACCTTTTGAGGCGCAGGGCAATCTGGCGGACGATTTTGATCTGCTTCATGATGATATATGGCTGGGGCAGGATAGTTATGAAAAAGCAGAAAAAAAATTTTTGGAACAAGCTTGTGAAACGGCAATTAAGAAAGCAGGACTCAAAAAAGAGGATATCCAGTTTTTCTTCAGTGGGGATCTCATTAACCAGATTATTCCCAGCAGCTTTACTGCGCGTACACTTGCCGTTCCATTTCTAGGCATTTATGGAGCATGTTCTAGTTCGATGGAGGGGCTTTCCTTAGCTTCCCTGATTGTTGACAGTCGTTTTGCACAGAATGCACTTGTTGGTACATCCAGTCATAATGCGGCCGCAGAAAAACAGTACCGGTATCCTACCGAATATGGTGCACAGAAACCTCCCACGGCTCAGTGGACGGTGACGGGAGCTGGCGCTGCAGTTGTTGCGCAGCAAGGTACAGGCCCGCGTGTTATAGCTGCTACGATTGGTCGCGTAGTAGATATGGGAATTTCCGATCCGTTTAACATGGGGGCAGCCATGGCTCCGGCGGCAGTGGATACAATAGAAGCTCATTTCAGGGATTTGAACCTATCTCCGTCACACTATGACCTCATTGCAACGGGAGATTTAGGCAAGATAGGCCATCGAATTGCCGGGGATTTGCTCACAAAGCATGGACTGGACATTCCTGTAGAAAAATTGACTGACTGCGGTATTTTAATGTACAAGGAAGACCAGCCTGTTTTTGCCGGGGGAAGTGGTTGTGCCTGTGCTGCTACAGCTACTTTTGGACATCTCTTAAATCGTATGCGCAAAGGGGAACTTAAGCGAATTCTCATTATCGCTACAGGTTCTTTGCTTTCACCTATGTCCTATCAGCAAAAGGAAAGCATACCGTGCGTTGCCCATGCAGTATCGATAGAAATGGAATAA
- the spoVAE gene encoding stage V sporulation protein AE yields MDKFIVAFIVGGTICVIGQLLMDGLKLTPAHTMVTLVVSGAILGGFGLYDDFVKFAGAGASVPISSFGNQLVKGALQEADRTGIIGVLTGIFKITSAGISAAIIFGFLSALLFKPKG; encoded by the coding sequence TTGGATAAGTTTATTGTGGCTTTCATCGTTGGCGGAACAATTTGTGTGATTGGACAACTTCTTATGGATGGGTTGAAACTAACGCCTGCGCATACCATGGTTACACTAGTAGTGTCTGGAGCTATTTTAGGTGGATTTGGCCTATATGATGATTTTGTGAAGTTCGCAGGTGCAGGAGCTTCTGTTCCTATCAGCAGTTTTGGAAATCAATTGGTCAAGGGAGCTCTACAAGAGGCTGACCGGACTGGGATTATCGGTGTATTGACAGGTATTTTTAAAATTACCAGCGCAGGTATTTCAGCGGCGATTATATTCGGATTTTTATCAGCCTTATTATTTAAACCGAAGGGATAA
- a CDS encoding DUF1657 domain-containing protein has product MTVGTQITQAIATVQNAAASMKTFSLETQDEQAKQTFQQLAQTLDNAVDTLKQREKYVKQQEPQYKQQ; this is encoded by the coding sequence ATGACAGTAGGTACTCAGATAACTCAAGCCATTGCAACTGTCCAAAATGCTGCAGCAAGCATGAAGACATTCTCTCTGGAGACTCAGGATGAACAGGCAAAGCAAACATTTCAGCAGTTAGCTCAGACTCTTGATAATGCGGTTGATACATTAAAGCAAAGGGAAAAGTATGTTAAGCAGCAGGAACCTCAATATAAACAGCAATAG
- a CDS encoding DUF421 domain-containing protein gives MDGMEFLRDTWQTSLVFFSLLILTRILGKTQVGQLTFYEYISGITIGSIAGTVVAADPDKVWNDYYDLILFVVLTYFLAFISIKSRPLRKIIQGSPTIVIEKGRILEDNMKGMRFDLDELEGKLREKGIFDPAEVQYAIIETSGELSVIQKSDYQPLTKSDLNIHLPGPAFPLELIMDGEIIEENFSPNYSKAWLEEQLSAQNISDASQVTYAAIDSKGQLFISKKND, from the coding sequence ATGGATGGGATGGAATTTTTACGTGATACATGGCAAACTTCTTTGGTGTTTTTTAGTTTACTTATTCTTACCCGCATTTTAGGTAAGACTCAAGTAGGACAGTTAACATTTTACGAGTATATTAGCGGTATTACTATTGGTTCCATTGCCGGTACTGTCGTAGCAGCCGACCCCGATAAGGTGTGGAACGATTATTATGATCTTATATTATTTGTGGTACTCACCTATTTTTTAGCATTCATTTCGATAAAAAGCCGACCCCTTCGAAAAATCATTCAAGGATCGCCGACAATCGTCATTGAGAAAGGACGCATTCTTGAAGATAATATGAAAGGGATGCGCTTCGATTTAGATGAATTAGAAGGTAAGTTACGGGAAAAGGGGATTTTCGATCCTGCCGAGGTGCAATATGCCATCATTGAAACATCGGGAGAGTTAAGCGTTATACAAAAATCTGACTATCAGCCTTTGACTAAATCGGATTTAAACATTCATTTACCTGGTCCTGCTTTCCCATTAGAGCTGATTATGGACGGAGAAATCATAGAGGAAAATTTCAGTCCAAACTACTCAAAGGCTTGGCTGGAAGAGCAACTTTCCGCTCAAAATATTTCTGACGCATCTCAAGTGACTTATGCTGCCATTGACTCGAAAGGGCAACTGTTTATTAGTAAAAAAAACGACTAA